A stretch of Lactuca sativa cultivar Salinas chromosome 6, Lsat_Salinas_v11, whole genome shotgun sequence DNA encodes these proteins:
- the LOC111904429 gene encoding uncharacterized mitochondrial protein AtMg00810-like yields the protein MAVASIRQWKIFQIDVKNAFLNSDLHEESNHDSALYVRCSSVGRILLSLYVDDMIITGDNHGGIDSLKHDLAHRFVVKDLGLLHYFLGIEVAQSKKEYLLSQTKYISDLFTRAGLSDNQTIGTPLETNARHFVTAPTSVHWRVVLRILRYLRGTQFQTLLFPSTSSLELRVYSDVDWDADRYDRKSTTRFCLFLGESLISWKSKKQNVVSRSSTEAEYRAMALTTFNVCSGSAIEPRLCQYGDVKEKSAVWIEWSNLQRQHAVGVE from the exons ATGGCAGTTGCAAGCATTCGACAGTGGAAGATCTTTCAAATAGATGTCAAGAATGCATTTTTGAATAGTGACCTCCATGAAGAG AGTAATCATGATTCGGCTTTGTATGTTAGATGCTCGAGTGTAGGACGGATTCTTTTGtccttatatgtggatgacatgattATTACTGGTGATAACCATGGTGGTATTGATTCTTTGAAGCATGATCTAGCTCATCGATTTGTTGTGAAGGATTTGGGCTTGCTGCATTATTTCTTGGGTATTGAGGTAGCTCAGTCTAAGAAAGAGTATCTTCTTTCTCAGACTAAATATATATCCGACTTGTTTACACGAGCGGGCCTCTCTGACAATCAGACTATTGGTACTCCTCTTGAAACCAATGCACG TCATTTTGTTACTGCTCCTACCTCTGTTCATTGGAGAGTTGTACTCCGTATTCTGAGATATCTTCGTGGCACTCAGTTTCAGACCCTTTTGTTTCCCTCGACGTCTTCTCTTGAGTTACGTGTCTATAGTGATGTTGATTGGGATGCCGATCGTTATGATCGTAAATCCACCACCAGATTTTGTTTATTTCTTGGAGAGTCTCTCATTTCATGGAAGAGCAAGAAACAAAACGTTGTCTCTAGATCTTCCACGGAGGCTGAATATCGTGCTATGGCTTTGACTACAT TTAATGTTTGCTCTGGATCCGCCATTGAACCAAGGTTATGTCAATATGGAGATGTCAAGGAGAAATCTGCTGTTTGGATTGAGTG GTCAAATCTACAAAGACAACATGCTGTCGGAGTTGAGTAA
- the LOC111903925 gene encoding uncharacterized protein LOC111903925, which produces MYFLVYYLVIHLCVSMHACDSRHLGVFHKEPGKELHLITSKTPEIRAGNEGRNCNETNMEDKESKHEFPSEELKMHKGNDIELKVSQDGTKPQGWKNHARLTMESKQKDSKEKINNSKDSSVTEDVGVMDYAQPHRKPPIHNLQP; this is translated from the exons atgtatttcctTGTTTACTATCTCGTGATCCACCTTTGTGTTTCCATGCATGCATGCGATTCTCGCCATCTTGGAGTCTTCCACAAGGAACCCGGGAAAGAACTTCATCTGATTACTAGCAAG ACACCAGAAATAAGGGCTGGAAACGAAGGAAGAAACTGTAATGAAACTAATATGGAAGATAAGGAGTCCAAGCATGAGTTTCCTTCAGAAGAACTGAAAATGCATAAAG GAAATGATATCGAGTTAAAAGTTTCTCAAGATGGAACCAAACCACAG GGATGGAAGAATCATGCTCGTTTGACAATGGAGTCCAAACAAAAGGATTCGaaggaaaaaataaataattccAAGGATAGCAGTGTTACTGAAGATGTCGGAGTCATGGACTATGCACAGCCCCATCGCAAACCACCAATCCACAATTTACAGCCCTAA